The Haloplanus sp. CK5-1 genome segment GAACGGATCGAACGCGCCGACGAGGACGAGGCCGCCGACGCGTTGCTGGTGAAACTCGACACGCCCGGCGGGGCGGTCGTCCCGAGCGACGACATCCGCCGCGCGGCCGCCGACTTCGACGGTCCGACCGTCGCCTACGCTACCGACGTCTGTGCGAGCGGGGGTTACTGGATCGCGAGTGGCTGTGACGAACTCTGGGCCCGACGCGGGAGCATCGTCGGCAGCATCGGCGTCATCGGCTCGCGGGTGAACGTCTCCGAACTGGCCGACGAACTCGGGGTTTCGTACGAGCGCTTCGCGGCCGGGAAGTACAAGGACGCCGGCACTCCGCTGAAGGAACTCTCCGCGGACGAACGGGAGTACCTCCAGGGCCTGATTGACGGCTTCTACGACGACTTCGTCGAACGGGTCGCCGAGGGCCGCGGGATGGACCCCGAGGCGATCCGGGACACCGAGGCGCGCGTCTACCTCGGCGAGGACGCCCACGAACTCGGTTTGGTCGACGACATCGGCGACCGGGACGGCGTCGAGGACCGCGTCGGTGACCTCCTCGACGCGGAGGTGTCGGTCCGCGAGTTCGAACCCGAACGGGGGCTCGCCGACCGTCTCCGCGGCGGTGTGGCCGCCGTCGCCTACGCCTTCGGGGCCGGCGTCGCTGGCGTCGTCGGCGACGACGAACGCGGCTTCCGTCTCCGGTTTTGAAGCTCGGCGGGGGATATTTATTCCCGTGGATAGTTTTCTCGACCGTGACGACGCTCGTCCTGTGTGTCGACCGCGCCAACGACATCGGGCGGACGACCGGGGTGTCGATGCCCGTCGACGGCTGGGACGCGGTCCAGTCGCTGGCGACGGAAGTCGGATTGGCCGACCCCGAGGACTCGACGGTCAACTGCCTCCTCGAAGCGCTTCGCGTCACGCGTGACCTCCGGAACGACGGCGAGGAGGCGACCGTCGCCGCCGTCTCCGGCTCCGGCGACACCGCCGTCGATGCCGACCGGTCGGTCGCCGCACAGATCGACCAACTGCTGGACCGCCACGACCCCGCGTCGGCGATCATCGTCACCGACAGCGCCGACGACGAGCGACTGATTCCGGTCGTCGAGAGCCGCCTCCCCGTCGACTCCGTCGACCGGATCGTCGTCAGACAGGCACGAGATATCGAGTCGACGTACTACCTCCTCAAGCAGTTCCTCGCCGACGAACAACTCCGGTCGACGGTACTGGTCCCGCTCGGCGTCGGCCTCCTGCTCCTGCCCGTGTTGCTCGTCCGCTTCTCGGTCGGTGTGGCGCTCGCCGGCCTCGCCTCCCTGCTCGGGGCGGCGGTGTTGTACAAGGGACTGGCGATCGACGCCTACATCGCTCGCCTCCCCGACCAGACCCGGGACGCCCTCTACTCCGGGCAGGTGTCGGTCGTCACCTACGCAGTCGCGGCCGGGCTCGCGCTCGTCGGTGCCTTTCTCGGTGCGCTCGCCGTCTCCCCCGTCTCGGACGGAGTCGTTCTGGTACCGGTCATGCTGTTTCTCTACAGTAGCATCCCGTGGCTGGCGCTGGCGGCGCTGACCGCGAGCGCCGGGCGACTCCTCGACGAACTCATCGACACCGACCGCATCCCACGGCCCTACCTGAACCTGCCCTTCGGCGTCGTCGCCCTCGGCCTGGTCGTCCGTGGGTTCGCGGGCTACTTCCTCGAACGGGAGTCGGTGCTCGCTCACCTGCGCGTGGCCGGCGTCACCGTCCTCCCCACGCATCGCCTCGCCCTCTTCGTCGTCTCGGCCATTGTCGTCTCCCTCGTCGGCGTTCGCGTCGGCGCGCACCTCGCCGACGAGGGGAAAGGGACGGGCGATCCGGACCCCGACCCCGAGACGGTCGAGCGGTCGTAGTTACCAGGGTGCGAAGTCGGGGTCGATCCGCCGCTCGCGACGCTCGATGCCGTCGATGCGTTCAACGTCCTCGTCGTCGAGGTCGAGCGACAGCGAGGCCCAGTTGTCGCGGATGTGGCCCTCGGTCGTCGCCTTCGGGATGGCGGTGACGCCCTTCTCGCGGAGCCACGCGAGCGACACCTGTGCCTCGCTGACGCCGTGTCTCTCCGCGACCGCCTGGATCTCCGGCACGTCGAACACCTCGCCACGGGCCAGCGGCGAGTACGCAACCACTTCGACGTCGTGAGCGGCACAGTGTGCTCGGAGTTCTTCCTGTGGGAGCAGGGGGTGACACTCGATCTGGTTGGCGAAGATCGGTGCGTCCGTCAGTTCGACCGCCTCGGTCACTCCCTCGGGCTGGAAGTTGCTGATCCCGATCCGGTCGATCCGCCCCGACTCGTGGAGTTCCTCGAACGCCCCGAGCGTTTCCTCGGGGTCGTACGCCCCGGCGGGCCAGTGGACGTACAGCAGGTCGACGTAGTCGACGCCGAGTTTGTCGAGGCTCTCTTCGGTCGAGGACAACACGTCGTCGGCCGCGAGTTGGTCGATCCACACCTTCGTCGCGAGAAACACGTCGTCGCGTGGCACGTCGGCCCGCGCGATGCCGTCGCCGACGTGTTCCTCGTTGTCGTACGCCTGTGCCGTGTCGACGTGTCGATACCCCATCTCCAAGGCGGTTGCGACCGCCGCTGCGCAGTCCTCGGGATCCGTGTTCTGCCAGGTTCCGAGTCCCAGTACCGGCATTTCGGTCGTCGTCGATCCGTCGCTGTTCGGGGGAGTGGACATACACGTTCGAGGGCCGAGACGCCGAAAGGGGTTGTGGAAGGACCGGTTCGTGCCGCTATCTCGCAGTCACTCGCCCAGCCGTTCCTTGGCGAACCGCCCGAGGAGCGGCATGTCCCGCAGGTGGACCAGTCGCAACATCGCCCGGACGTTGCCCGCGTTGGCTTTCGCGAGGGTGTCACTGTCCGTGGCGTTGAGGTCCGACATCAGGGTGTCGTACCGGTCGTTGGGGGCGAGATAGAGAAGTTCCGTCATCAGCAGTCGTTCGCGCATCCGTGGGGCGACCTCGCTGTGCCAGAGTTTGCTGTACACCGACATCGCCTCCGCGGAGGTGTCGGGGTCGTCGTGAGCGAAACAGCGGTCGGCGGTGATGGCGGCCATTCGACCGGATTTCATCCCCTTGTGGATCCCCTCGCCCCACAGCGGATCGATCGTCGGGACGGTGTCGCCGATGGCCATGAACCCGTCCGTACAGAGCTGTCTGGGCATCTGGATGTGGGCCGAGCCGCGGTGTTGCTGTTTCTCGGCGATGCGCTCGGCGTCGGCGAAGCGCGGATCGGTTTCGAGCCAGTGGTGGAGGTAGTCGTCGATGCCCGCGTCGTCGCGGCCGTAGCGTTCGTGGCTCTCGTTTTGGATGTAACAGAGACCGACCTTCGCGGTGTCGCCGCCGGTGTGGAAGATCCAGGAGTAGCCGCCGGGGGCGTACTCGTGATCCAGCCGGAGCATCATCGTGTCGGTCAGGTCGGCGTACTCCGGGTGATCGACGTCGACCCCCTCCATCTCCCACTCGACACCGATGGCCTGTTTCTCCCGGGAGAGGTCGCTCACCCCGAGTTCCTTCGCGAGGGGGGCGGCCGGCCCGGTGGCGTCGACGACGATGTCCGCGTACACTTCTTCGTCGCCCGCGTACCGGACGCCCGAAATCGTGCCGTCGTCCATGATCGGCCCGTTCACCCGGGCGTCGAATCGGTAGGTCGCACCCTCGTCGCGTCCCTCACTCACGAGCCACTGTTTGAACTCCGCGAACTCCAGAACCGCGCCGGGTTGGTGTTGGACGTAGTGTTCGTTGGGGGATTCGAGCACCACGTCGTCGGTGTAGTTCATCACCACGTCGTCCGGCACGCCGAAAGAGGCCATCATGGAGTGAAACGTGCCGGCAGTCGACTTGTTGCTCTGACGGGGGAACCCGTCCTCGGCTTCGGCCTCGAGGACGACGACGTCGTGCCCCCGCTGAGCGAGGTCGCGCGCACACTGGGCCCCGGCAGGCCCAGCGCCGGCGACGATCACGTCGAAACGGTCGGACATGGTTTCCGATACCGCGAGAGGCTAATCAGTCTTGCTGAACGGGGTCGGTGCCGTACCACCGGCCGGTCGCTACGCCCCCTCGCCGATCCGCTGGAAGACGAGTCCCCAGAGGCTCGTCGCGAGGGCGACGCCGCCGAGGAGGAGGAACGCCCCGTCGAACAGCCCGTAGTCCGCGAGGTGCCCGACCGTCGGCGGACCGATCGCGCCGAACGCGATGTATCCGGTCCGGAGGAGGCCGAATCCGCTCCCCCGAATCTCGTCGGGGAGCGATCCGACGCCCGCGGCGTTCACCGGCGGCATCCCGCCGAGCATACAACTCAACAGGAGGACGACACCCACCAACGCTGGCAGCGTCTCGACGACCGTGAGCAGGCCGAACGCCGGGACGCTGAGCCCGAGAAACAGCCCGATAGCGACCCGGTTGCCGAAGCGGTCGGCCGTCACACCAGACAGGAACTGCAGTCCGATCGCGGCGGCGAAAAAGAGGCTGAACAGCGTCGCGGCCGTCCCCGGATCCTGCCCTTTCACCTCGATGAGGTACGTCGGCAGGAACCCCGTTACGCTCTGGTAGAGGAACATGTTGAGCGAGAGGAGGACGGTGACCGAGAGGACCCGCGGGCGCTTGACTTCCGTGGCGACGGTCGACATCGTCCTCCGGAACGACTCACCCTCGTCGTGGGCTGACGACCGCCGGGGGACTGCGATCCAGATGCCCACCGCGGCGACGACCAAGACCGGCAACAGGATCCCGAATCCCCACCGCCAGCCGAGGTAGACGCTGACGGCCCCCGCACTCGCCGGCAACACGACGTTGCCGACGTTGCCAGCCGCCTGCGACACGCTGATCGCTGTCGTCTCCATCCGCTCGTACACCGCCGAGATCACCGTGATCCGGGTGGTTCCGTAGAGTCCAGTCCCGAGGCCGAGCAGGATCGTCGCGGCGACGAACAGCGGCAGCGTCGTCGAGGCGAAGATGGCTCCGACGCCGACGACCGTGAGCAGGACGCTCCCGGTGAGCACGGATCGCTCCCCGACGACGTCGGCCAGGGCACCGCCGGGGAACTGAAAGAGCGCGTAGGTCGTCCACAGGACGCCGATGAACAGCCCCGCGGTCGCGTTGTCGACGCCGAACTCCGCGGTCACCTGCGGGAGAAGTGCCGGATAGACGATGCGCACGCCGAGTGTCAGAAACCAGCCAAGCGAGACGAACAGGAGGACCCACCCGGAGCCGTCACGCCTGAGGTCGGTCACCACGTCGGCGACCGACGCGTAGAACCGGGACACCGTTACCATCGGTGGGGGATACTCCGAACCACGACTTGAGTCATTGCATCCGGAGGCGGATCGCCCCCGGACCTGGGACCCTCAGTAGAACTCGCGGACGAGGTCCGTCGCGTCCTCGGGCGCGCCGTCGGGGACGTCTGTCATGTCCGCGTCGACGCCGTGTCGTCGACTGTACGGCACCGAGTCCTCGTCCCGGTAGAGGACGCCCTGGTACTCCTTGCCGGGGTCGAGGATGCGCGACCGGGCGTCCTCGTAGTCGGTGGGATCGTGGTCGACGTCCGCGAGGTCGACGATGTGGTCACGGAAGTAGTCGTACGTGTCGACGTCGTTGAACGTCACACAGGGCGAGAACACGTTGACGAAGCCGAAGCCGTCGTGTTCGACAGCCTGTTTGACGATGTCGGCGTGACGCTGGGCGTCGGTCGAGAACGACTGTGCGATGAAGGTGCCGCTCGCGGCGAGTGCGAGCGCCAGTGGGTTCACCGGGGGTTGCTGTGGCCCCTCGGGTGTGGTCGACGTCTCGAAGTCCTCGCGGCTGGTCGGCGAGGCCTGGCCCTTCGTCAGCCCGTAGATGCGATTGTCCATCACGACGTAGGTCATGTCGACGTTGCGGCGGACGGCGTGGATGAAATGCCCCGCGCCGATGGAGTAGCCGTCGCCGTCGCCGCCCGCGACCATCACCTCGACGTCGGGGTTGGCGAGTTTGACGCCGGCACCGACCGGAAGCGCGCGGCCGTGGACGCCGTGGATGGCGTAGGAGCGCATGTACGTTCCGATCTTGCCCGAGCAGCCGATGCCCGCGACGACGAACGTCTCGTCGGGGCTGTTGCCGGTTTCGGCCAGCGCCTTCATCATCCCGTTCATGGTGCCGAAGTCGCCACATCCCGGACACCACGTCGGCTGTGCGTCGGATTTGAAATCGGTGAATCGAACGTTGGAACTCATGGGGTTGCCTCCTCTCCGGCCGCCTGGGTGCCGAGTGCCGCTGCGATCCGCTCCGCGAGTTCGTCCGCCTTGAAGCGGACGCCGTCGTACTTGTTCAGCCGTGTCACGCGCGTCAGCGTGTCGTGCTCGATCAGGTCCGCGAACTGCCCGGTCGCGTTACACTCGACGACGATGGTCTCCGCCGCGGCCTCGACGGCCTCGGTCAGGTCGGGACGCGGGAAGACGTAGGGCACCGAGAGGAACCGCACGTCGATGCCCCGATCGTCGAGAAAGCGCATCGCCTCGACCATCGCGCCCTCGTTCGACCCCCACGAGACGACGAGCGTGTCCGCGTCCGCGTCGCCGAACTCCCGTGGTTCGAACGCTTCCCGGTCGCGGGCCGTCTCGACCTTTCGGCTCCGCTTGTCGACTTGCTGGACGCGCATCTCCGTGTCCTCCGTCCGCCGGCCGAGTTCGTCGTGTTCGAGGCCGGTGGACATGTGGACGCCGCCTTCGGTCCCGGGGAACGCCCGCGGGCTGACGCCGTCGTCGGTGAGAGCGTGGGGTTTGAACCGACCCTCCTCGTCCTGCCACTCGCCGACGGTCTCCTCGTCGACGACCTTCCCGCGATCGATCTCGACGGCGTCCATGTCGAACTCCTCGGGCGCGTAGGTCTGCTCGGTGACCGCGAGCGAGAGGTCGGCCGTGAGGTAGACGGGGATCTGGTACTTCTCCGCGAGGTTGAACGCCTCGACGGTCTTGTGGAAACACTCCGCGATGGTCGTCGGCGCGAGAACGAACCGCGGCACTTCGCCGTGACCGCCGTAGAGCATGGCGTTCAAGTCGCCCTGCTCCTGTTTGGTCGGCATCCCGGTCGAGGGCCCCGACCGCATCACGTTACAGATGACCAGCGGCGTCTCGCTGGTCGCCACCAGCCCGAACGTCTCGGTCATGAGGTCGATCCCCGGCCCGGACGTGGCCGTCATGGACCGGGCGCCCGAGCGAGCCGCCCCGAGCGCCATGTTGATCGCCGAGAGTTCGTCCTCGGCCTGGACGACGTGGCCTCCGTAGCGTTCGATCCGGCCGGTGAGATACTCCATCACGTTGGTCGCGGGCGTGATCGGGTAGCCGGCGTAAAACCGACAGCCGCCGGCGATGGCTCCCATGCCGATCGCCTCGTCGCCGTTCAGGAGGACGTAGTCCTCGTCGGTACACTCCAGATCGTAGCCGAAGGCTTCGTCGTACTCGTCTTCGACGTAGTCCCGCCCCTTCCGGGCGGCGGTCATGTTGTTCTCGACGATCGATCGTCCCTTGTCGCCGAACCGTTTCTCGAGCGCGCTGTCGAGGTTCTCGATCGGGAACCCGCTCACCGCACACGCCGCGCCGAGGGCGACGACGTTGCGCATGATCGCCCCCCCGGCATCCTCGGCGAGTCCCTTCAGGGGGACGTCGAGACCGATCATCCCGTCGGGAATCTCGACGTCCTGCATGGTCGTCCGGTCCCCGTCGTAGATGATGACGCTCCCGTCGTGGAGTTCGTTCAGGTTCTCGTCGATGGTGCGCTGGGTCAACGCGATGAGAACGTCGAGACGGTCGACGACGCTCTGGACCTGCGATACCGACGTCCGGATCTTGTACGAGGTGTACCCGCCGCGGATCCGCGACGCGAAGTCCTTGGAGGTGAACACGTGCCGACCGGCCCTCGAAAGCGCCTGGGCGAAGATTTTTCCGGTGGAGTCGATGCCGTCGCCGGCCTCGCCACCGATCGCCCAGTTGAAGTCCGCAGGCATGCTGTGGACGACCTACCGCCGGATCGGTCAAAAGCCTTCTGAATAGTTCGGATTCCCGCAAAAACGGACGGTTCTCGGCCTTCGTGGCCCGGTTTTCGGTCCTCAAAGTCCCCGGGAGCCGCCGACGCCACTCGATTCGGCCCCGAAACGCCGCGGTCCCGTGGCGTAGGTTTATCACGAATGATTTGAAAATCTATCGTGAGATATGTCCGATGACGACGACATCGAACTGGAGGCGCGCCTCGAAGAACAGGCAGCGTTCAAACCCTCCGACGCGTTCGCCGACCAGGCGAACGTCTCGGATCCGGGCATCTACGAGGAGTTCGAGGAGAACTGGCCGGAGTGTTGGGAGGCAGCCGCCGATCTCCTCGACTGGGACGCGGGGTACGATCAGGTGCTCGACGACTCGAACCCGCCGTTCTACGAGTGGTTCACCGGGGGAGAACTGAACGCGTCGGCCAACTGTCTCGACCGGCACCTCGACGAGCGTGGCGACGAGGCGGCCATCGAGTGGGTCGGTGAACCCGTCGACGAGGACGACCGGACGTACACGTACGAGGAACTCCACCGCGAGGTCAACGAGTTCGCCGCGGGGTTGCGGGACCTGGGCGTCGGCGAGGACGACGTGGTGACGATGTACATGCCGATGATCCCCGAACTTCCCATCGCCATGCTCGCGTGTGCGCGCATCGGTGCGCCACACAGCGTCGTGTTCGCGGGGTTCTCGGCGGACGCGCTGGCGACCCGGATGGACGCCGCCGACTCCGAGTATCTCGTCACCTGCGACGGCTACTACCGCCGTGGTGATCCGCTCGACCACCTCGCGAAGGCCAACGAGGGACTCGACGGCGTCGAGGGCCACGTCGAGGACGTGGTCGTCACCGAACGCCTCCTGGACGGCGACGGCTTCGGCCACGACCTGGCGGACAACCAGCGCACCTACGCCGACCTCGTCGCCGCCCACGAGGGCGAGACGGTCGAGCCGGTCCAGCGCGACGCCGAGGACATGCTCTTCTTGATGTACACGTCCGGGACGACCGGGCAACCGAAGGGCGTGAAACACACCACCGGCGGCTACCTCGCGTGGGCGGCGTGGACCGGGCAGGCGGTACTCGACATCAAGCCCGAGGACACGTACTTCTGCTCGGCGGACATCGGCTGGATCACCGGCCACTCCTACATCGTCTACGGACCGCTCGCGCTCGGCACGACGACGATGATGTACGAGGGGACACCCGACCACCCCGACCGGGACCGCCTCTGGCAGATCGTCGACGACTACGACGCGACCCAACTCTACACCGCGCCGACCGCGATCAGGGCGTTCATGAAGTGGGGAGCGGAGTACCCCGACCGCCACGACCTCTCCAGCCTCCGGCTGCTTGGGACGGTCGGCGAACCCATCAACCCGCGGGCGTGGAAGTGGTACTACAAACACATCGGGAACGAGGAGTGTCCCATCGTCGACACGTGGTGGCAGACCGAGACGGGCGGGATGATGGTCACGACCCTCCCGGGGGTCAAGACGATGAAGCCCGGGAGCGCGGGCCCGCCCCTGCCGGGCGTCGACGCACGGATCGTCGACACCAACGGCGACGAAGTGGAGGCCGGCCGCGCTGGCTACCTCACGGTCGAGAAGCCCTGGCCCGGCATGCTGCGGACGCTCTACCGCAACGACGAGCGGTACATCGAGGAGTACTGGGCGGAGTACTCCGACACCGACAGTTCCGACCCCGAGGACTGGGTGTACTTCCCCGAGGACGGCGCGAAGATCGACGACGATGGCTACATCACCGTCCTCGGCCGGGTCGACGACGTGATCAACGTCTCCGGCCACCGCTTGGGGACGATGGAGATCGAGTCGGCCATCGTCGGCGTGGAGGGCGTCGCAGAGGCGGCGGTCGTCGGCGGCGACCACGAGATGAAAGGCGAGGCGGTGTACGCCTACGTCATCACCGAGGAGGGGTACGATGAGAACGACGAACTCCGGGACCGGATCGTCGCGGGCGTCGAGGACGCTATCGGCCCGATCGCACGCCCAGAACGGGTGGTCTTCTCGCCCGATCTGCCCAAGACCCGGTCGGGCAAGATCATGCGCCGTCTGCTGGAGGACATCGCCAACGAGGCCGAACTGGGCGACACGTCGACGCTACGAAATCCCGACATCGTCGAGGACATTCAGGGCAAGATCAGCGGCGACTGAGCGGGATCAGGCTCCCTTTTTCCGGTCACGCCACACGGTCAGTAGTTCGTACAGGAAGACGACGCCGACCAGTGCCACCGACCCCCAGATCAGGGCGGCAAAGGCGAACGCCGAGAGCGTCATCGCTCCGTCCCCCCGTCGGTCGAGGCCTCCGGATCCTCGAGTCGGCGGATGTCACGGTCGAGTCGGGTGAGGTCGTACGGCCGGTCGACGAGACGCGCCGTCAGGACCGCCAGCCCCGTTGAGACGGCGGCGGCCCCGAGGAAGGAGACGAAGTAGGAGGCCGCGGGGAGCGCAGCGAGGGGGAGGACGCCCCGAGCGGGCGGGAAGAAGGCCAGGCCGACGACGAGGCCGGCCGCACTTGCCAGGAGCGCCCCGCCGGACCACGCCCGCGAGGAGTAGAGGCCATGAAGGAGGGGGACGAACGTCGCGGCGGCGAGGAGGTCGGCGAGCAGAAAGAGCGTGAGCACGGAGTAGCCCTGTGCGCCGACGCCGGTGGCGGCGGCGGCGACGACGACGGTCACCCCGCGGGCGGCCGCGGTCAGGCCGGCGTCGGAGACGTCGAACGCGCGGGGGAGGTCGACCGTGACGATGCTCGCGATGGCGTTGAACAGCGTGTCCGCACTGGAGACGACGAGCAGGGTCGCGAGGAGGGCGACGACTGCGACGGCGGCGTCGGGTAACACCTCGTTCACGACGAGGAAGAAGGAGACGCTGGCGTCGCCGGGTGCCTCGACGAGGCCGAGACCGACCGCGACGGGGCCGAACACGCCGGCAAGGAGAACCATGGGAACGACGGCGACGGCGGCGACGAGGAAGGAGCGTCGGAGCGTCCGCTCGTCGCGGGCGGCGTACACTCGCTGCCACCACGCCTGGTTCAGCATCTCTGCGCCGACGACGGCGACGACGACGTAGACGCCGAACTCCACGCCGGTCGGCGACCCGACCGCCAGCAGGTCGGGCGAGGCGTCGACGATCGCGGCGTGGGCGGCTCCGGTACCGCCGAGCGAGAGGAGCGTAACGACGACGCTGACGATCAACAGGGGCAGGATGAGGATCGTCTGGACGGTGTCGGTGACCATGCTCGCTCGGAGGCCGCCATAACCGGTGTACGCGAGGACGGTGACGCCGACGACCGTCGCCGTCTGCCAACCGGGGACACCAGCGAGCAGGGAGAGCGCACTCGCGATGCCGGTGAACTCGGCGGCGAGGAAGACGAACATGTAGGCGACGCTCACCAGCAGGACGTAGCCGTACATCGCCGTCCCGTAGCGGGCGTAGGCGTACTCCGTGAGACTGTGGCCGTCGGGAATCAGCTCCCGAATCCGCGGACCGAGGACCGCGAAGGCGACGAGTGCCAGCGCCGATCCGGCGGCGTAGCCGGCGACGGCGGTCACGCCGCCGAACGCCGCCCCCGCCTCGGCGGGACTGAAGAGGATCCACGCTCCCATGCTGGAGGCGACGAGGGTCGCGGTCAGCGCTCCGCCGCCGGTGGAGTTCCGGGCGGTGATGTAATCCTCGACCGTCTCGATGCGACCGCGGGCGAACCACGCGCCGAACGCGGCGAAGGCGATTAACACGACGACCACGAGTCCGAGAACCGGCGTCGTCGTCACCACGTCCCGTCACCTCCGGGTCGATCTGCCGTTCCGGTAGCGTGCATGTCCGCCGGTGCGTGGCCGACGGTGTAATAGTTTGTGTTATAACCGGGTAATCACCGCTACAGGTAGCTGGCGTCCCACCGGGTCGGCTTGCGGCGGTTCTCGCAGTCGTTGCAGACGACGCGACCCATCGTGTCCATCGAGACGGCGAAGCTGTCGCAGTTTCCACAGAGGTAGCCGTAGCGCTCGTCGCGGCCCCGGTCGAGATACACGGTGTAGAACGGGCCGTCGGAACCACGGAGGCTCTCGTCGAGGGCAGCGTACACCTGCCGACCGTCGGGGAGGGTCGCGGCCTCGGTGAGAACCTGTCGACCGCCGGCGTCGGGGAACTTGGAGTAGAGGCGTTCGACGAACGGTTC includes the following:
- the sppA gene encoding signal peptide peptidase SppA, whose translation is MSDGDDVGRLLIVLGGVLVSAVLGAVFFLVVPGSLADLLGVVLTLSVVVLGARGASRLADSMFPDYNAAEVAVEGPITRDGSTPGPLPGSMGATADDVVERIERADEDEAADALLVKLDTPGGAVVPSDDIRRAAADFDGPTVAYATDVCASGGYWIASGCDELWARRGSIVGSIGVIGSRVNVSELADELGVSYERFAAGKYKDAGTPLKELSADEREYLQGLIDGFYDDFVERVAEGRGMDPEAIRDTEARVYLGEDAHELGLVDDIGDRDGVEDRVGDLLDAEVSVREFEPERGLADRLRGGVAAVAYAFGAGVAGVVGDDERGFRLRF
- a CDS encoding DUF373 family protein, which gives rise to MTTLVLCVDRANDIGRTTGVSMPVDGWDAVQSLATEVGLADPEDSTVNCLLEALRVTRDLRNDGEEATVAAVSGSGDTAVDADRSVAAQIDQLLDRHDPASAIIVTDSADDERLIPVVESRLPVDSVDRIVVRQARDIESTYYLLKQFLADEQLRSTVLVPLGVGLLLLPVLLVRFSVGVALAGLASLLGAAVLYKGLAIDAYIARLPDQTRDALYSGQVSVVTYAVAAGLALVGAFLGALAVSPVSDGVVLVPVMLFLYSSIPWLALAALTASAGRLLDELIDTDRIPRPYLNLPFGVVALGLVVRGFAGYFLERESVLAHLRVAGVTVLPTHRLALFVVSAIVVSLVGVRVGAHLADEGKGTGDPDPDPETVERS
- a CDS encoding aldo/keto reductase; this encodes MSTPPNSDGSTTTEMPVLGLGTWQNTDPEDCAAAVATALEMGYRHVDTAQAYDNEEHVGDGIARADVPRDDVFLATKVWIDQLAADDVLSSTEESLDKLGVDYVDLLYVHWPAGAYDPEETLGAFEELHESGRIDRIGISNFQPEGVTEAVELTDAPIFANQIECHPLLPQEELRAHCAAHDVEVVAYSPLARGEVFDVPEIQAVAERHGVSEAQVSLAWLREKGVTAIPKATTEGHIRDNWASLSLDLDDEDVERIDGIERRERRIDPDFAPW
- a CDS encoding digeranylgeranylglycerophospholipid reductase; translated protein: MSDRFDVIVAGAGPAGAQCARDLAQRGHDVVVLEAEAEDGFPRQSNKSTAGTFHSMMASFGVPDDVVMNYTDDVVLESPNEHYVQHQPGAVLEFAEFKQWLVSEGRDEGATYRFDARVNGPIMDDGTISGVRYAGDEEVYADIVVDATGPAAPLAKELGVSDLSREKQAIGVEWEMEGVDVDHPEYADLTDTMMLRLDHEYAPGGYSWIFHTGGDTAKVGLCYIQNESHERYGRDDAGIDDYLHHWLETDPRFADAERIAEKQQHRGSAHIQMPRQLCTDGFMAIGDTVPTIDPLWGEGIHKGMKSGRMAAITADRCFAHDDPDTSAEAMSVYSKLWHSEVAPRMRERLLMTELLYLAPNDRYDTLMSDLNATDSDTLAKANAGNVRAMLRLVHLRDMPLLGRFAKERLGE
- a CDS encoding MFS transporter yields the protein MVTVSRFYASVADVVTDLRRDGSGWVLLFVSLGWFLTLGVRIVYPALLPQVTAEFGVDNATAGLFIGVLWTTYALFQFPGGALADVVGERSVLTGSVLLTVVGVGAIFASTTLPLFVAATILLGLGTGLYGTTRITVISAVYERMETTAISVSQAAGNVGNVVLPASAGAVSVYLGWRWGFGILLPVLVVAAVGIWIAVPRRSSAHDEGESFRRTMSTVATEVKRPRVLSVTVLLSLNMFLYQSVTGFLPTYLIEVKGQDPGTAATLFSLFFAAAIGLQFLSGVTADRFGNRVAIGLFLGLSVPAFGLLTVVETLPALVGVVLLLSCMLGGMPPVNAAGVGSLPDEIRGSGFGLLRTGYIAFGAIGPPTVGHLADYGLFDGAFLLLGGVALATSLWGLVFQRIGEGA
- a CDS encoding 2-oxoacid:ferredoxin oxidoreductase subunit beta, translated to MSSNVRFTDFKSDAQPTWCPGCGDFGTMNGMMKALAETGNSPDETFVVAGIGCSGKIGTYMRSYAIHGVHGRALPVGAGVKLANPDVEVMVAGGDGDGYSIGAGHFIHAVRRNVDMTYVVMDNRIYGLTKGQASPTSREDFETSTTPEGPQQPPVNPLALALAASGTFIAQSFSTDAQRHADIVKQAVEHDGFGFVNVFSPCVTFNDVDTYDYFRDHIVDLADVDHDPTDYEDARSRILDPGKEYQGVLYRDEDSVPYSRRHGVDADMTDVPDGAPEDATDLVREFY
- a CDS encoding 2-oxoacid:acceptor oxidoreductase subunit alpha, with product MPADFNWAIGGEAGDGIDSTGKIFAQALSRAGRHVFTSKDFASRIRGGYTSYKIRTSVSQVQSVVDRLDVLIALTQRTIDENLNELHDGSVIIYDGDRTTMQDVEIPDGMIGLDVPLKGLAEDAGGAIMRNVVALGAACAVSGFPIENLDSALEKRFGDKGRSIVENNMTAARKGRDYVEDEYDEAFGYDLECTDEDYVLLNGDEAIGMGAIAGGCRFYAGYPITPATNVMEYLTGRIERYGGHVVQAEDELSAINMALGAARSGARSMTATSGPGIDLMTETFGLVATSETPLVICNVMRSGPSTGMPTKQEQGDLNAMLYGGHGEVPRFVLAPTTIAECFHKTVEAFNLAEKYQIPVYLTADLSLAVTEQTYAPEEFDMDAVEIDRGKVVDEETVGEWQDEEGRFKPHALTDDGVSPRAFPGTEGGVHMSTGLEHDELGRRTEDTEMRVQQVDKRSRKVETARDREAFEPREFGDADADTLVVSWGSNEGAMVEAMRFLDDRGIDVRFLSVPYVFPRPDLTEAVEAAAETIVVECNATGQFADLIEHDTLTRVTRLNKYDGVRFKADELAERIAAALGTQAAGEEATP
- the acs gene encoding acetate--CoA ligase; translated protein: MSDDDDIELEARLEEQAAFKPSDAFADQANVSDPGIYEEFEENWPECWEAAADLLDWDAGYDQVLDDSNPPFYEWFTGGELNASANCLDRHLDERGDEAAIEWVGEPVDEDDRTYTYEELHREVNEFAAGLRDLGVGEDDVVTMYMPMIPELPIAMLACARIGAPHSVVFAGFSADALATRMDAADSEYLVTCDGYYRRGDPLDHLAKANEGLDGVEGHVEDVVVTERLLDGDGFGHDLADNQRTYADLVAAHEGETVEPVQRDAEDMLFLMYTSGTTGQPKGVKHTTGGYLAWAAWTGQAVLDIKPEDTYFCSADIGWITGHSYIVYGPLALGTTTMMYEGTPDHPDRDRLWQIVDDYDATQLYTAPTAIRAFMKWGAEYPDRHDLSSLRLLGTVGEPINPRAWKWYYKHIGNEECPIVDTWWQTETGGMMVTTLPGVKTMKPGSAGPPLPGVDARIVDTNGDEVEAGRAGYLTVEKPWPGMLRTLYRNDERYIEEYWAEYSDTDSSDPEDWVYFPEDGAKIDDDGYITVLGRVDDVINVSGHRLGTMEIESAIVGVEGVAEAAVVGGDHEMKGEAVYAYVITEEGYDENDELRDRIVAGVEDAIGPIARPERVVFSPDLPKTRSGKIMRRLLEDIANEAELGDTSTLRNPDIVEDIQGKISGD